The following proteins come from a genomic window of Venturia canescens isolate UGA chromosome 4, ASM1945775v1, whole genome shotgun sequence:
- the LOC122408919 gene encoding CCR4-NOT transcription complex subunit 1-like, translating into MLPSSSQLHSDPLGSPKPPRKPGGAAIGELGLSRSPCDVEGLPVSGTLDVVPNMARTVLEDIENEANSYFQRIYNNPPQPTLSIDEILDVMIKLRESKAERENKIFNCMLRNLFGEYQYFPRYPKKALHITAQLFGGIIERNVISAQALGCALQIVLDALKKPKNSKVHYFGITALDCFKTRLQEWQSYCKQIKAIRNFNELPPHLIKCVQFSLQAQNPSTWPRAVLLQSSTTILATSSNTIASATVTTSTRRSKLTSTSTSTSARRSIANATNVDMPLVAAGKHKNIVAPPEALQDKIVSIFNNLIQSNLREKCDDIRKIVSKEFWPWMARYLVVNRASSERNFHALYSNFLDCLRQPYFNKIVTRETLHNIKVLLRRKKSLKNFSDRSLLRNLGHWLGMLTLRRNKPILYIDIDLKSLILEAYHKEQQELLYVGPFVARILESCAKSRVFRPPNPWTMAIMRVLAELHQEPDLKLYLKFEIEALCKQLNIDIANLKPVVYLKNPQKLCALEYQLLPLPKNLEDAHRPSQQQRQRVPTPVEELIESIPGSNVLQAIPAADATPPFSSTSQSEPRFDYADVSMNVIAAVSQHIKININLTLFQLEPNLKLLIRPTVERAIHESLPSLVSRSIAVALAASEQIVRKDFALDPDEVRITTAARLMVRSLTAAMMMTTCRSQILASMSSHLKEVFLRTVTGLNFLQEELAEQAANVVSAENVDLACAFLQKTAIEIAMQEIDKRLSNEIHLRKTARQEVRSYYDPVAKFQADRMPDKIRLNASGVTPRQMAVYEEFAQNIPGFLPLSERNEPSIPKPLNETSVTVLTGYPVAVPLPSILHVTSPGCAINDDKVGTMLEKLAGEIEALLSSLRFAVSSPQYAALYSLFESVILMRRSQDTGAALILLKKAVEGLLENSTISGSVVDSSIIVNYREVHLKVLKCLQHPSVYGMQWTNRHVNHCLIECCHKFHYNFEAIDLIVEADLLDLVQFDLTLAQAMEFGDRMVILFATQLLQSHLIDRRETTHLTESDFIYTINVLTRIVHQRAAPEGISIAKLSSLIGSLQAYRDPDTLISRVPSGPTTHSNPGSFQFEVQNVHNLPDLMKKSNFLLHEWVKIYYFPAHSHYATEVFGIFVQRMNIHGLLKTKDSITLFFKIGTQMCVDHCYAALAETSATPSTLRANSFRIVDAFVHLVALLIKHLDDTLNPHTKIDLLNNVLGIVAGALTQDHEFRGTEFHQLPYQRILIMLLLELCSPEPILRAFSFEILTAFCRTFHILRPAKVAGFCYAWLELVSHRAFISCIFAMEPHEKCWGMYARLLIDLFEFLRPHLRNANLSRPVNLFYKGTLRVLLVLLHDFPEFLCDYYYDFCDVIPQDCIQLRNLILSAHPRAVRLPDPSTLNLKVDMLQEITYVPRVLTNFAAVIKPNLKNQLDLYLETRTPVTFLSDLTTNLHVRQENGTHINIPLINAIVLYVGSHAIALMRNQGHAFDVSTIASSSHMDVFQKLAVDLDPASRYSFFNAIANQLRYPSTHTYYFCCILLCLFAEAKTEEIQEHITIVLLERLIVNQPHPWGLLITFIELVKNPKYAFWSLEFVRSASEIEKFIETITHLYMIQQQVEPPSKPQEPEL; encoded by the exons ATGTTGCCGTCGTCCTCGCAACTCCACTCGGATCCGCTGGGAAGTCCAAAGCCGCCCAGGAAACCGGGAGGTGCGGCCATCGGTGAACTCGGTCTGTCAAGGTCTCCGTGTGATGTCGAAGGTCTTCCAGTTTCCGGAACGTTGGACGTCGTTCCAAACATGGCGCGAACTGTATTAGAAGACATAGAGAACGAAGCGAACAgttattttcaacgaatttacAATAATCCGCCTCAGCCGACGCTCTCAATCGACGAAATTTTGGATGTGATGATAAAACTTCGAGAATCGAAAGCCGAGCGCGAaaacaagattttcaattgcaTGCTGCGAAATCTGTTCGGAGAGTACCAATATTTTCCACGGTATCCGAAAAAAGCATTGCACATCACAGCACAATTGTTCGGCGGCATAATCGAGCGCAACGTCATCAGCGCTCAGGCACTTGGATGCGCACTGCAAATAGTCCTGGATGCTCTGAAAAAACCCAAAAACAGCAAAGTCCATTATTTCGGTATAACGGCCCTCGATTGTTTCAAAACTCGCTTGCAAGAGTGGCAATCTTACTGCAAACAAATCAAGgctattcgaaattttaacgAATTACCACCTCATCTCATAAAATGTGTACAGTTTAGTTTGCAGGCTCAAAACCCATCGACCTGGCCTCGAGCTGTTCTACTGCAGAGTTCCACAACGATCCTCGCGACATCCTCAAATACGATCGCATCGGCTACTGTAACGACGAGCACGCGTCGGTCAAAATTGACCTCGACATCGACATCGACCTCGGCGCGGCGGTCAATCGCTAATGCTACCAACGTTGACATGCCCCTCGTTGCAGCTGGTAAACATAAGAATATCGTGGCTCCGCCGGAAGCTCTACAGGACAAGATTGTTTCCATATTTAACAACCTGATTCAATCGAATCTCCGAGAAAAGTGTGACGACATACGGAAGATCGTGTCGAAGGAATTTTGGCCGTGGATGGCGCGATATCTCGTGGTGAATCGCGCCAGTTCAGAGCGCAATTTCCACGCGCTTTACTCTAATTTTCTCGACTGTCTCCGACAAccatatttcaataaaatagttacCCGAGAGACACTTCACAACATTAAAGTATTGCtacgaagaaagaaaagccttaaaaatttttccgatcGCTCGTTGCTCAGAAACCTAGGACATTGGCTAGGAATGTTGACGCTTCGTAGGAACAAACCAATTTTGTACATTGACATCGATCTGAAGAGTCTTATTCTGGAAGCATATCACAAGGAGCAACAAGAGTTACTTTACGTGGGGCCGTTTGTCGCCAGAATTCTTGAGTCTTGCGCCAAGAGTCGAGTCTTTCGCCCACCAAATCCTTGGACAATGGCAATAATGAGGGTTCTTGCTGAGCTTCATCAAGAGCCTGATCTCAAGCTCTATCTCAAATTTGAAATCGAGGCTTTGTGCAAACAATTGAACATCGATATTGCCAACCTCAAACCCGTTGTTTACCTGAAGAATCCCCAAAAGTTGTGCGCACTCGAGTATCAACTGTTGCCCCTCCCGAAGAATTTAGAGGACGCGCACCGTCCTTCGCAGCAGCAACGGCAACGGGTACCAACACCAGTCGAAGAACTGATCGAATCAATACCGGGTTCAAACGTGTTGCAAGCAATACCAGCAGCTGATGCAACACCACCATTTTCGTCGACCTCGCAGTCGGAGCCGCGATTCGATTACGCGGACGTATCGATGAACGTGATTGCAGCGGTATCGCAACACATTAAAATCAACATTAATCTTACCTTATTCCAGCTGGAGCCGAATCTCAAACTGTTGATACGACCAACGGTGGAGCGAGCCATTCATGAATCGCTGCCTTCGCTGGTCAGTCGTTCGATTGCGGTAGCGCTTGCGGCGAGCGAACAAATAGTTCGGAAGGACTTTGCCCTCGATCCGGATGAAGTGAGGATAACTACAGCAGCGCGTCTCATGGTTAGGAGCTTGACCGCAGCAATGATGATGACAACTTGTCGGAGTCAGATTCTCGCATCGATGAGTTCGCATCTCAAGGAAGTATTCCTCAGGACCGTGACAGGTCTGAACTTTCTCCAAGAGGAGCTCGCTGAGCAGGCAGCAAACGTAGTTTCAGCCGAAAATGTCGACCTCGCTTGCGCCTTTTTGCAGAAAACCGCGATCGAAATAGCTATGCAGGAAATAGATAAACGACTCTCGAACGAGATTCACTTGAGGAAGACGGCGCGACAAGAGGTCAGAAGTTATTACGATCCTGTTGCGAAATTTCAGGCTGACCGAATGCCCGATAAAATAAGGCTCAATGCGAGTGGCGTGACGCCTCGACAAATGGCAGTTTATGAAGAATTCGCTCAGAACATTCCAGGATTTTTGCCACTATCCGAGCGCAACGAGCCTAGTATACCGAAACCGTTGAATGAAACAAGCGTAACCGTTCTCACCGGTTATCCCGTGGCTGTTCCCTTACCAAGTATCCTACACGTTACTTCACCCGGTTGCGCCATAAACGACGACAAGGTTGGGACAATGTTGGAAAAACTTGCCGGTGAAATCGAAGCCCTTCTCAGTTCACTAAGATTCGCTGTTTCATCTCCTCAATACGCCGCGCTCTACAGTCTTTTCGAATCGGTCATACTGATGAGAAGGTCTCAGGACACCGGTGCCGCGTTGATACTTCTTAAAAAAGCAGTCGAAGGCCTCCTGGAGAATTCCACCATTTCCGGCAGCGTGGTCGACTCAAGCATAATCGTAAATTACCGCGAAGTGCATCTAAAAGTACTCAAATGTCTTCAACATCCAAGCGTCTACGGTATGCAATGGACCAACAGACACGTAAACCATTGTCTGATCGAATGCTGCCACAAATTCCATTACAACTTCGAAGCCATCGATTTGATCGTCGAAGCTGATCTCTTGGATCTCGTGCAATTTGATCTTACGCTCGCTCAAGCTATGGAATTCGGCGATCGCATGGTCATTCTTTTCGCCACACAACTCTTACAGTCGCATCTCATCGATAGACGAGAAACCACGCACCTCACAGAATCTGATTTCATCTACACTATCAATGTACTGACCAGAATCGTTCACCAGAGAGCCGCACCGGAAGG AATTTCCATTGCGAAACTGAGTAGTCTCATTGGGTCACTTCAGGCTTATCGCGACCCTGATACGCTCATTTCCAGAGTGCCTTCTGGACCAACGACTCATAGCAATCCTGGATCGTTTCAATTTGAA GTTCAAAATGTCCACAATCTACCGGATCTAATGAAGAAGTCAAATTTTCTCCTCCACGAGTGGGTGAAGATCTACTACTTTCCAGCGCACTCGCACTATGCAACCGAGGTCTTTGGAATCTTCGTGCAGCGGATGAATATTCACGGTTTATTGAAGACGAAAGATTCAATAACTCTGTTCTTCAAGATTGGTACGCAAATGTGCGTGGATCATTGTTACGCGGCGTTAGCAGAGACGAGCGCAACCCCGTCGACTTTACGCGCTAATAGTTTCCGTATCGTGGATGCTTTCGTGCACTTAGTCGCATTGCTCATTAAGCATTTGGACGACACATTGAATCCCCATACAAAAATCGATCTGCTTAACAACGTATTGGGAATAGTAGCAGGCGCATTGACACAAGATCACGAGTTTCGAGGCACGGAGTTTCACCAATTACCTTATCAGAGGATCTTGATAATGTTGCTATTGGAATTGTGTTCTCCAGAGCCGATTCTCAGAGCGTTTAGTTTTGAAATACTGACAGCATTTTGTCGCACGTTTCACATCTTAAGACCGGCGAAAGTCGCAGGTTTCTGTTACGCCTGGCTCGAGCTCGTCTCCCATCGGGCATTCATCAGTTGCATATTCGCGATGGAACCGCATGAAAAATGCTGGGGAATGTACGCTCGACTGCTCATTGATTTGTTCGAATTTTTGAGGCCTCATTTACGCAACGCCAACCTCTCAAGACCCGTAAACCTTTTCTACAAAGGCACGCTTCGCGTGTTGCTCGTGCTGCTCCACGACTTTCCAGAATTCCTGTGCGACTATTATTACGATTTTTGCGACGTTATACCACAGGATTGTATACAATTGAGGAATTTGATACTAAGCGCTCATCCTCGGGCTGTCAGACTTCCCGATCCCTCTACACTGAATCTCAAGGTCGACATGCTGCAAGAGATCACTTACGTGCCTCGTGTTCTCACTAATTTTGCTGCTGTGATAAAACCCAACTTGAAAAATCAGCTTGATCTTTATCTAGAGACTCGAACGCCCGTTACTTTCCTTTCGGATCTCACGACCAATCTTCACGTTCGTCAAGAAAATGGAACGCACattaatattcccttaataaATGCGATTGTCCTCTACGTCGGTTCCCATGCTATTGCTCTCATGAGAAACCAAGGACACGCCTTCGACGTGTCAACTATCGCTTCTTCTTCTCACATGGAcgtatttcaaaaacttgctGTCGATCTCGACCCTGCGAGCCGCTATTCCTTCTTCAATGCAATCGCCAATCAGCTGCGCTATCCGAGCACTCATACCTACTATTTTTGTTGTATTCTTCTCTGCCTCTTCGCTGAGGCCAAGACTGAGGAAATACAAGAGCACATAACGATAGTGCTGCTTGAACGTCTCATCGTCAATCAACCCCATCCTTGGGGATTGCTCATTACCTTCATCGAACTTGTCAAAAATCCAAAATACGCATTCTGGAGTCTTGAGTTCGTCCGCAGTGCTTCTGAAATCGAAAA GTTCATCGAGACTATTACGCATTTATACATGATTCAACAGCAAGTAGAGCCGCCTTCGAAGCCGCAGGAACCCGAGTTGTGA